In Trichoderma breve strain T069 chromosome 4, whole genome shotgun sequence, the following proteins share a genomic window:
- a CDS encoding macro domain-containing protein, whose amino-acid sequence MSFKVIRSVADIPTISRLYGTGRLSPPTTTTPALRPPSASLNTRISLLRADITSLPVDAIVNAAKNSLRGGGGVDGAIHSAAGRGLVSECIARYPNGCNTGQAVITGGHNLPAKHVIHTVGPIYQTRATSEPLLESCYESCLKVAVENGCATVAFSGISTGIYGYPSEAAVHVACRTVRDFLEGGNDQGKIERVIFVTFMAKDVNAYDAVLPLYFPPDESEMPQSSTD is encoded by the exons ATGTCGTTCAAAGTCATCCGCTCCGTCGCCGACATCCCCACCATCTCCCGCCTCTACGGAACCGGCCGCCTCTCACcaccaaccaccaccaccccaGCCCTCCGCCCGCCCTCCGCCTCCCTCAACACCCGCATCTCCCTCCTCCGCGCAGACATCACCTCCCTCCCCGTCGACGCCATCGTCAACGCCGCGAAAAACTCCCtccgcggcggcggcggcgtcgacgGCGCAATCCACTCCGCCGCCGGCCGCGGCCTCGTCTCCGAGTGCATCGCCAGGTACCCCAACGGCTGCAACACGGGCCAAGCCGTCATCACGGGAGGCCACAACCTGCCCGCCAAACACGTCATCCACACCGTCGGCCCCATCTACCAGACCCGGGCGACCAGCGAGCCCCTGCTCGAGAGCTGCTACGAGAGCTGCCTTAAAGTTGCCGTCGAGAACGGCTGTGCTACCGTTGCCTTCAGCGGCATCAGCACTGGCATTTACGGCTACCCCAGCGAAGCGGCGGTTCATGTGGCCTGTAGAACTGTCAGGGACTTTCTCGAGGGGGGTAACGACCAGGGCAAGATTGAGCGTGTCATTTTTGTTACCTTTATGGCTAAGGACGTGAACGCATACGATGCCGTGTTACC CCTTTACTTCCCTCCTGATGAAAGTGAGATGCCTCAGTCAAGTACCGACTAA
- a CDS encoding ABC transporter domain-containing protein: MPSEGAESIKILDELFQKLTVSKEAADIKQSAGELAGFLNGRIDDQAVPEKIVGDIKKSLVNKKDATAREKAAIAIEAIASHSEVAANVEPYLIVLLPTLLAAVGDKITAVKNAATAAVLAIASAINGNAVKSALPYLMESIRTAQKWPEKMAALDFILALVKTAPAQLSYRVPDLIPVVSEAMWDTKKEVKEHAYKVMETICQLIVNKDIERFIPELIKCIAKPENVPETVHLLGATTFVTEVQEPTLALMVPLLDRGLAERETAIKRKSAVIVDNMCKLVDDPNIVAPFLPKMMPGLQKNFDNLADPEAREKTKQALDTLYRVGNVVDGKIPEVRNDGDVSVVLGKLKEILSARYASLLEKMEPVAEYISAIAGQLIDMKEAESLVWVESLKPYVAVITGIDNAESTIDTLRKRASPGAAEEEEGEADDEEGEDLCNCTFSLAYGAKILLNQTHLRLKRGQRYGLCGPNGSGKSTLMRAINNEQVEGFPKQSEVKTVFVEHDLDSADTEMTTIDWTMKKLAEAKVDVSQADVEKRLDEFGFTEQMVKGEISALSGGWKMKLALCRAVFEAPDILLLDEPTNHLDVKNVKWLEDYLTSSPCTSIIVSHDSGFLDNVCQHIVHYERFKLKRYRGNLKEFVKRVPSAKSYYELGASEMEFTFPEPGFLEGVKTKAKAILRATKMSFQYPGTSKPQIQEISFQCSLGSRIAVIGPNGAGKSTLINVLCGELIPTGGEIYQHENIRIAYIKQHAFAHIDNHLDKTPSEYIQWRFQTGEDRETMDRANKIITEADEKAMDKVFKIEGTLRRVIGINARRKFKNSYEYECSFALGENVGMKGERWVPMMTADNVWLPRNELLASHQKMVADVDMKEALASGQFRPLVRKEIEAHCANFGLDAELVSHSRMRGLSGGQRVKTVLAACSWQRPHLIVLDEPTNYLDRDSLGALSKALKKFEGGVIIITHSAEFTKDLTEEVWAVMDGKMTPSGHNWVQGQGSGPRLKQDDDDEEDKFDAMGNKIVSTKKKAKLTSSELRKKKKDRMARRKRGEEVFSDEDDL, encoded by the exons ATGCCTAGCGAAGGTGCCGAGTCCATCAAGATCCTGGACGAGCTTTTCCAGAAGCTCACCGTCTCCAAGGAGGCGGCGGACATTAAGCAGTCTGCTGGAGAGCTCGCTGGTTTCCTTAACGGTCGCATTGACGACCAGGCTGTCCCCGAGAA GATCGTCGGAGACATCAAGAAGAGCCTCGTCAACAAGAAGGACGCTACTGCCCGTGAGAAGGCTGCTATCGCCATTGAGGCTATTGCTTCTCACTCTGAGGTCGCCGCCAACGTCGAGCCCTACCTCATCGTTCTTCTGCCCACTCTTCTTGCCGCTGTTGGCGACAAGATCACTGCTGTCAAGAATGCCGCTACCGCTGCTGtcctggccattgccagcGCCATCAACGGCAACGCTGTCAAGAGCGCCCTCCCTTACCTGATGGAGTCTATCCGCACTGCCCAGAAGTGGCCTGAAAAGATGGCTGCTCTGGACTTcatccttgcccttgtcaagACTGCCCCTGCTCAGCTCTCCTACCGTGTTCCTGACTTGATCCCCGTCGTCTCTGAGGCCATGTGGGACACCAAGAaggaggtcaaggagcaCGCCTACAAGGTCATGGAGACCATCTGCCAGCTCATCGTCAACAAGGATATTGAGCGATTCATTCCCGAGCTCATTAAGTGTATCGCCAAGCCTGAGAACGTCCCCGAGACTGTCCACCTTCTCGGTGCCACCACCTTCGTCACTGAGGTCCAGGAGCCCACCCTCGCCCTCATGGTCCCTCTTCTGGACCGTGGTCTTGCCGAGCGTGAGACCGCCATCAAGCGAAAGTCTGCTGTCATTGTTGACAACATGTGCAAGCTTGTCGACGACCCCAACATCGTCGCTCCTTTCTTGCCCAAGATGATGCCAGGTCTCCAGAAGAACTTCGACAACCTTGCTGATCCCGAGGCTCGTGAGAAGACCAAGCAGGCTCTTGACACCCTGTACCGTGTCGGTAACGTCGTCGACGGCAAGATCCCCGAGGTCCGCAACGACGGTGACGTCTCCGTCGTccttggcaagctcaaggagatcCTGTCTGCCCGCTATGCTTCCCttcttgagaagatggagcctGTCGCTGAGTACATCTCCGCCATTGCTGGTCAGCTCATCGACATGAAGGAGGCTGAGTCCCTCGTCTGGGTCGAGAGCCTTAAGCCCTACGTCGCTGTCATCACCGGCATCGACAACGCCGAGAGCACCATTGACACTCTCCGCAAGCGTGCTTCTCCCGGtgccgccgaggaggaggagggtgaggctgatgatgaggagggcgaggaccTTTGCAACTGCACATTCTCTCTTGCCTACGGTGCCAAGATCCTGCTCAACCAGACCCACCTCCGCCTCAAGCGTGGTCAGCGTTACGGTCTTTGCGGTCCCAACGGTTCCGGCAAGTCTACTCTCATGCGTGCCATCAACAACGAGCAGGTCGAGGGTTTCCCCAAGCAGAGCGAAGTCAAGACTGTCTTCGTTGAGCACGACCTTGACTCTGCTGATACCGAGATGACCACCATCGACTGGACCATGAAGAAGcttgccgaggccaaggttgACGTCTCTCAGGCTGATGTCGAGAAGCGCCTGGACGAGTTCGGCTTCACCGAGCAGATGGTTAAGGGCGAGATTTCCGCCCTGTCTGGTGgttggaagatgaagctcgCTCTGTGCCGTGCTGTCTTCGAGGCCCCTGATATTCTGCTGCTCGACGAGCCTACTAACCACTTGGACGTGAAGAACGTCAAGTGGCTCGAGGACTACCTCACCAGCTCCCCCTGCACTTCCATCATCGTCTCTCACGACTCTGGCTTCCTTGATAACGTCTGCCAGCACATCGTTCACTACGAGCGATTCAAGCTCAAGCGTTACCGTGGTAACCTGAAGGAGTTCGTCAAGCGTGTTCCTTCCGCCAAGTCCTACTACGAGCTCGGTGCCTCCGAGATGGAGTTCACCTTCCCCGAGCCCGGTTTCCTTGAGGGTGTCaagaccaaggccaaggccatccTGCGTGCCACCAAGATGTCCTTCCAGTACCCCGGTACCTCCAAGCCCCAGATCCAGGAGATCAGCTTCCAGTGCTCTCTTGGCTCTCGTATTGCCGTTATCGGTCCCAACGGTGCCGGCAAGTCTACCCTGATCAACGTTCTCTGCGGTGAGCTCATCCCCACCGGTGGTGAGATCTACCAGCACGAGAACATCCGTATCGCCTACATCAAGCAGCACGCCTTTGCCCACATTGATAACCACCTTGACAAGACTCCTTCCGAGTACATCCAGTGGCGTTTCCAGACTGGTGAGGATCGTGAGACCATGGACCGAGCCAACAAGATCATCACCGAGGCTGATGAGAAGGCCATGGACAAGGTCTTCAAGATCGAGGGTACCCTGCGTCGTGTCATTGGCATCAACGCCCGTAGAAAGTTCAAGAACTCCTACGAGTACGAGTGTTCATTCGCTCTGGGTGAGAACGTCGGCATGAAGGGCGAGCGATGGGTTCCCATGATGACCGCTGACAACGTCTGGCTGCCCCGTAACGAGCTGCTGGCCTCTCACCAGAAGATGGTCGCTGATGTCGATATGAAGGAGGCTCTTGCCTCTGGTCAGTTCCGACCTCTGGTCcgaaaggagattgaggccCACTGCGCCAACTTCGGTCTCGATGCCGAGCTGGTTTCTCACTCCCGCATGCGCGGTCTGTCTGGTGGCCAGCGTGTCAAGACTGTCCTGGCTGCTTGCTCTTGGCAGCGACCCCACTTGATCGTCCTTGACGAGCCTACCAACTATCTGGATCGTGACTCTCTGGGTGCTCTGTCCAAGGCCCTGAAGAAGTTCGAGGGTggtgtcatcatcattacTCACTCTGCCGAGTTCACCAAGGACTTGACTGAGGAAGTCTGGGCTGTCATGGACGGCAAGATGACTCCTTCCGGCCACAACTGGGTCCAGGGCCAGGGCTCTGGTCCTCGTCTTAAGcaggacgatgatgatgaggaggacaagTTCGATGCCATGGGCAACAAGATTGTtagcaccaagaagaaggccaagctGACCTCTTCCGAGCtgcgaaagaagaagaagg ACCGTATGGCCCGCCGAAAGCGTGGTGAGGAGGTGTTcagcgacgaggatgatctGTAA
- a CDS encoding amino acid permease domain-containing protein, with translation MATTDDEKHPKFEAPGSPDVASQEFIENADGLQRRLNNRQIQLIAIGGSIGTALFVSIGSGLSTAGPGSLFLAYALYSMVLGLVNNSLAEMTVYMPVSGGFIRLAGHWVDDALGFMAGWNFFLYEALLIPFEITALNLVISFWDENITNPGPTAGICAAVIVCYALLNVLAVKAYGEAEFYLSGGKVILIFILFSFTFVTMGALGRFEGFLTGLWSAAFAVVGPEYISMVAAEAQRPRTYIKTAFKTIYIRFGVFFIGSALAVGIILPYNDKTLADLVSGGKGSGTAAASPYVIAMQNMGVSVLPHIVNALMMTSIFSAGNTYTYCATRSLYGLALEGRAPRFLRKCTSKGVPINAFLVVMCFPFLSFLQVGNGSAVVLDWLVSLITAGGIIDYLVMSLTYLWFYRACKAQGVDRKSLPYVGWGQPYCAIIALVIQLLVVGGYGYEAFMPWDVSAFFRNYTMQLLAPILFIFWKVVKRTRVVRPSELDLVWQKPTIDAYESHFVEPPTGFWTEMLQLVGIKRNKNAAFVVA, from the exons ATGGCCACTACGGATGATGAAAAGCACCCCAAGTTCGAGGCTCCAGGGTCCCCAGATGTGGCGTCCCAAGAGTTCATCGAGAATGCGGATGGCCTTCAGCGACGACTTAACAATCGTCAAATCCAACTAATAGCCATCGGTGGCTCGATTGGTACTGCTCTCTTCGTCAGCATCGGAAGTGGACTTTCCACAGCCGGGCCGGGCAGCCTTTTCTTGGCTTATGCTCTGTATTCCATGGTTCTCGGATTGGTAAACAACTCTCTCGCAGAGATGACTGTCTATATGCCCGTGTCCGGAGGTTTTATTCGTCTTGCAGGTCACTGGGTCGATGATGCTTTGGGATTCATGGCCGGCTGGAACTTCTTCCTGTACGAAGCTCTGCTAATTCCCTTTGAAATCACGGCACTCAACCTTGTCATCTCCTTTTGGGACGAGAATATCACCAATCCGGGCCCGACTGCTGGTATTTGTGCCGCCGTTATCGTTTGCTATGC TCTGCTAAACGTCCTCGCTGTGAAAGCCTACGGTGAAGCGGAATTTTACCTATCCGGTGGAAAGGttattctcatcttcatcctcttctccttcacctTCGTGACTATG GGCGCCCTTGGCCGCTTCGAAGGTTTTCTGACCGGCCTTTGGAGTGCAGCTTTCGCCGTCGTCGGACCCGAGTATATTTCCATGGTAGCGGCCGAAGCTCAGCGCCCTCGAACATACATCAAGACCGCCTTTAAGACCATTTACATTCGCTTTGGCGTTTTCTTCATCGGCAGCGCCTTGGCAGTCGGCATCATTCTTCCGTACAATGACAAGACGCTGGCCGACCTGGTCAGTGGCGGAAAGGGCAGCGGCACTGCAGCGGCTTCGCCATACGTCATTGCCATGCAAAACATGGGTGTCTCCGTGCTGCCTCATATCGTCAATGCCCTCATGATGACATCCATTTTCTCTGCTGGCAACACATATACCTACTGTGCGACCCGATCACTGTACGGTTTGGCTCTCGAGGGCCGTGCGCCCCGATTCCTTCGCAAGTGCACGAGCAAGGGTGTGCCCATCAATGCCTTTTTGGTCGTCATGTGCTTCCCATTCCTATCCTTCCTTCAAGTTGGCAACGGCTCTGCTGTCGTGCTCGACTGGTTGGTCAGCCTGATTACTGCTGGCGGAATTATCGACTACCTCGTCATGTCGCTTACATATCTCTGGTTCTACAGAGCCTGCAAGGCCCAAGGTGTTGACCGGAAGTCACTCCCCTATGTTGGCTGGGGGCAGCCCTACTGCGCCATTATCGCCCTCGTTATTCAGCTTCTGGTGGTTGGAGGATACGGATACGAGGCCTTCATGCCTTGGGACGTCTCAGCTTTCTTCCGCAACTACACCATGCAGCTTCTGGCACctatcctcttcatcttctggaaGGTGGTGAAGCGCACTCGAGTAGTCCGTCCCAGTGAGCTGGATCTTGTCTGGCAAAAACCAACTATTGACGCCTACGAATCACACTTTGTCGAGCCCCCGACTGGATTCTGGAccgagatgctgcagttGGTTGGAATCAAGCGCAACAAGAACGCGGCTTTCGTTGTGGCGTAA